The Hevea brasiliensis isolate MT/VB/25A 57/8 chromosome 1, ASM3005281v1, whole genome shotgun sequence DNA segment CCTATTATATATTACTAACAAACTAACGCTCTGAAGTAACTTCTGATTACTACGTTCAATTCTCGAATAGTCATTCTATAATGAAAGGATATTAAAAACTTGAAATTTTCTGTTGTCCAATCCTACCAATTCAATTCAAATTTTATCCTTCAATTTAACAGATTATTCTAATGATAGAGACAAGTGCCTTTGCAAGAAGACTAAAGCAGATACATAGCCGAGAAGTTTTTATTACCTGATTAAAATCTCCAGTGTGGTAAAGGACTACAGCTAGAAGACTATAAGCACTTGCAGTAGTTCGATGATATGGACCACATACAGCTATCATCTTTGCTAGTGCCTTCAATGCAAGTAGATATATTATGAGAACAATTGGTGTCTAATTTAAACATAGGAATTTTTGTATCCATTGAATGTGTTAACACCTTTGTTCCATAATTAACAGCATCCTCCAGCTTTCCTTTATCAAGAGCCATCTTGGATGACTCCAAGAAATTTCGTCCATCAGCTGAAGAGCATCCTACATGCTGTATACCATATAGCATAAATATTCATTCATATTGAATTTACTAACAGTTCATTAACAACAATATTTTCAGATTGACAGAGGACAAGCTCGAACCTTACACACAGGAACAATGCTGATAATGTCAAATTTCCCGAAGGGGTTCGGGCATTCCATATCATAATCTCTTGGAACCAACTCCAACCCGACCTggtaaaataataattagtaaGAACCACATTTCAAATTTATTCAGCAGCCAAAATTTAAAAAGATGATACCTTATGGCAAAGTCCTCGAAGAACAGATAACTTTCTCAAGTGCAGAAATTCATCTTTTAGTGTCCAACCAAATCTTCTAGAAAGAAAAGTTCGTAGCCAACGCAATTTGAGAACATAATCATCCTTCATATTTTGGTCATTATCTTCCATGCCACATGATCCGAGCAAGAAATTTAAGGATGAAGCTATGGCTGCAGATAGGTCTGCTACATTCTCCACAGATGCAATAACTGCTTTCACTATGTGCTTGAAAGCCCTAGTAACCATCTCATGGATGCAAAGTGATTGTATGTGAGGAAGCTTATCTGCCAGTTCAACCTGATTTCAACAAGACCAGAACCAATAAAATTAGAATATTTTACTTAAAACATGTGAAAGTATGAAAATTTTCTATGAAATCACTCTTTTCCAAAAGCATTTTACAactacaaaataatttttacctGGCAGTATGCCTTCCAAAGAAATATTTATGACTTGCATGATATGGTTTAAATTAGATGgttgcttaaaatgaattatatatatataccaaaCTAACACACACAGAGAGAATGCTTACCACTCGTCCCAGAGAGCACATCTGCAGTCCCCTTAAATGCATGAAGTCAGTCAGTGTACGGCCATCAACAGGGGAAAGTTCAAGTGAGCCAAAGTCTGTTACCTGATGACGCATGAGATCTAGATGATAAACCATACCCAAAACTATGTAAAATTTATTGAACTAGTCAAGTCAGCATAGAAACAAAATATTACCAGCTTTGGCAAAGCAATTTCATCATAATATCTGTATGCCATTTGGATAAGCTCATCCACTAACTGTTGCAAGAAATAAACTGAAAACAGTCAATCTAAAAGATAAGCAAAAACCTGTTGGTCCCACAAGAAGAACTACAATGATAGAAACAAGCAAAGAATGCATAAGGAAAAGGGAGACTTTCAAAAACCTGCAAATGAAGGCCAGTTCCAGTTTCTTTCAGACGCAAGAATGCTTCTTCAGAAAtcaattccttcaattcattttcaCTGTAGGACTCCCCATTGCTATGCTGTCCTTCATCAGTTCCCACATTTAGTCTGCAAGGACCAGCTTTAGTTTCTTCCTTCTCTAGGGTGCTATTCATACCTTCTTTTTTATCCCGCTTCTTCAAAAACTTAAATTCCTTTCCAAGACCTTTCACAGCATGTTCAGTCTCGGTATCCTCCTCTGAGTGTTTAGAATCAGTATCTGTTGAAGTTTCCTGCTTTTGCAGATGCTGCAACCAACATGAACCCAATTCCCATCTGATGGACCTTTCAGAAGTAACTGGCATCTCCTCCAACTTGGTCAAACTCTCTTTAATTACTTGTCGAACAAGAAACCTATGCGCTTCTGAATCATCAAAGGAGTGAAGAGGTGACTGACCTCCAGATGATTCCTTGACGCAAGACTTGTGGAGTGGAACCCTTAAACTGCAAAGCATTTTTCACTCCATAAGTCCATAGTGAATTACTAAAGCACTTGTAATCAACAAGAGTAAATTAAGTAAACATCTTACACTCTCAATATGGCAATAAAAAAAGGTTCATGACCTATCCTATTCTATTGGCTCCATAGAAACCTTAATTGCACATGCTTGCTCAACGTTTCATGTTTATGACAATGTGTTATATTACCTCCAATTTTCATTGATATGTACATCAAATTAGGACAGCAAAATAATCTGAAAGTGCACTGTTGATATAAAATCCCCCCTATAGCTGATAAGTGACTGATCACATTCCATCACATTATGGTAACAAGGATCCCAAACAATAGAACCAGAATGTGCTTTCCTTTCATTGGGGATTCCAGTACAAGATTTTAATCCTTTTTTTCCATGAGAGCAGACAGCAACAGCCCTCTTCATTGTGTCCCTggatatgaagaatacaaacaagGCTCATATCCGATAAAAGCCACAAGCTAACTTCCCACACCCTACAGTTCATTCACAATTTTCCTCTTTTTGTGATTGGTATTAGATCTGCCCCATAACCACTCTATCGTTATACCACTTGAAATTGGGGCATCACCTAATATTAATTCCTTTTCGCATTATTTCCTAGCATACAAATCCTATCAACAAGCCATGGCAGGTTTGCTCAACTTTCTAATAGAGAAAGAATTGTATCCTGGTTCAGACCTATTAATGTTAAGAGCATTAGACCCTCCATCTGGTTGATCATTGATTTCAATATCTTGAGCCCTGcaatttctcttcttcacatCACCAACAACTCTTACTGTTGCAGTGTACCCACAATGTCTCACAATGACAATACCCAGTGAAGAAGTATCCTGTGAAAAATTTATGATATCATTTCAGCACTCTTTGCTTATAATAATTTTGAaatgtatttaaaataaataaacctTTAAATTTGAACTTATCATTTCTACCATTATGAAAGATCTTCAAATTTCACCCAGTTGAGATGATTTGGCCATGTGCAAGAAACAATAATGGGCTGCACCAGAGAGGGTTGTTGAGTTTCAGTGGAGAGGATGTAGGTTTTGGCAGTAAAAATGATTATGTAATGTGATTTCATAGAAAACAGGTTCTTAAAAAGTTGACCGGCGAGATGGGATTGGCAATGCTAGTACTGGAGAGTTAAGGCATTTCTCTACTAACTTTATTCTTGTTTTTCCCCTTAAGAAGGAAATAGACTTGATTTAGTTAGTTTTATTTCCGAAGACAATAAGAATGCGCCATTTTTAtttcttaagacaataagaatgtgTTATTTATCTACGCAATTATGTACATACATGAGTTTCAGCACCTGAAAAAGACAAATAGAAATCCAATTACACAAACATGTATATATTTATCTATGCATGTAGGTATTTGTGTATTTATATAGTGAAGTCAAGAATGACTGAATGAGCAAGCAAGAAAGGTGGGGAGGAAGGAAGAAGGAGATAGATTGCAGATGGCTCATGTAATATAGATCAGTAGCTGGAGAGAGAGAACATCAAAAATGGTTGGGAACCTATTCAAAAGAACACAATGCACTACAAGAATTGTTTTGGCAGAGGTGTGGCTTTTCCTGTATATCTCCACTTTTAAACTATTTATTGTCTTCCCATGGATATGTTTCATGTTTGTACTTGCATTTGTGCAAGCAGATGGGCGCTTACAAGACAAATGGGGAGAAGGAAGAATGCACTTACATGAACAACTACACTCTCATCTGCAGTTACCCCTTTAAGCAAATTCCTTTGAGCAACTTCCTTAGCAGAGATACCAGATAATTGATGGCCATCGACTTTTTCTGTAGACTTCAAGCTTGCATCAGCCACATCACGTTTTACAGCAATGGACAAGTCTCCCACACGATCTTCAAACAGTATGGAGCCTGAATTACAATTTACTGTTTCTTTTGCACATATATGGGAATCAATGAGGTGGCGTATTGCTCCAGCAGCTTTGAAAATTGCAACATCAACAAATTGGCTATGAAGCAGAAAGGCCTTTCGGTCTCGTCTCACTCTCTCATCCTCAGTCTTGCATGGTAGGCTAGCCAATATTGCAAAGTCTGTGGCCCATGGTCGAAGATCATATTCATCATTTCTTCCCTGCCCTCCACCATTGCCACCCCAACTCTCATCTTCTGCAGGTAGGGATGGGAAGTTTGATGGAGACTCTGCTACAGGTGGAGGAACAAGCCATGTATTTGCACGAAATCCATAGGGAAGATTACCAAACTGGAAAGGTAAAGTCAATGTGATATCGGACATTTTGCCATGAAAATAATCACATCTGTGGAAATCAACATCATGATGAGTGTCAAAAAGTTACCTTAttgtgttctacaaaagctttcaTGAGGGAATCATATGCCTGCATTATCACAACACATATATCTATTAGTTACAAACGGAAAAATGAGGCAATTGAATTTAAACAAAACCGGGGGATAAAGTCCTGTGGAAACATCTAGTACACACATTAGCAAAAGCTCGGCTCAGACTTTGCAAAAGATCCACCAGGGAGTGACTCTGAGAAAACTGCTTTCCCACAGTATAGAACCCCTTTGCTGATGCAACCACATGGATTAGTTTCCCATTGCAGATTTTGACCTGCATGCAATTAGTCAAATTGCAACTTCAGTAAACTCAGTTGCTAGAGGAAGAACAAAATCCATAGAAGGTTTTAAGGCTGTAATTTTTCTATTTGCACTTCACCATTAACTTTCCCTCATAAACAAGATACAATGTGGATGTGAAGTGCAAGAAAATTCGTGCACCTGAAATTCAAAATAGTCACCTTGGCGCCTCTGCTCTTCATCCTTACTGTTACACCTCCACAAATCTGCATTCAAAAAACTTTGAAAAGTTAAAAACATAACTTCGACAATTCAAAAGGGAGGAGGAAAACACTAAGCTCTAATTTTTTTGGCAGGAAACCCTCAGTCTTGCTTTTCATGTCTCCTTTCTCTGCATAAATTCTAATCCTCAAGTCAACTAACCCAGCATTACAATTCCacttcattttctttcactttccTACATTTTCCccatagccaaacagaaaagcaAGCGAAAAAATTGAAACACAAAAAACGACACTTACTGTGGATGGGAGGAGATAGGTGAGAGAAGGAGAAGAATTCATAGAAATCCGAAAGCTTTGGCGTTGGTTGAATAGCCGCCATGTCCATATCCTCCGGCCCCGCCACCGAAACAGACGCCTTACCAGATGGCGATGATGAGGTGTGGAGCCCATTGCCAATAGAACTGGGGTTAGCCTTTTTGAATTTGGATTCTGATGGCGGAGTTGATGGCGATGATCGCTTGGACTTGTTGAACCTGGTGGTGCACGCGACGATGTCCAGAAGCCTCCGGACGTGAGCTACGGCTTGAGCTTCCTCAGCATAGTCCTCTGCCCAACGGTCAGTGGCAGAGATGTAAAATAACTAACAAATATTGGGTATTGTGGAACTATATTACCTTTTTTTCCTAAAAATATGCAATATATGACATCATATTATATtgaattattcaattttaatttttttcatatataatattaCATATACAAGGGTATCTAAAACGAGCACAAGAGCAAGGGAATAAGGACAAGTGAAAACGACGAGGCGTTTTCCTtggaaaatactaaaaaattacaAAAGCTTTCATTGATTTTGGGAGAACTTTTGTCGCATGTGCGACCTGCCTGCGTCGCGTGGAATGCATACGTCCCTATTATCAGAGGCGGCAGGGAACTTCAGTCGTAGTTTATGAATTGCTTGCCCCTTCCCTTCTTATATAACTTCGAccttttttcatgaaaaatattttttaaaaaagtttttataatttttttatttaaaaatattaaaaaaaattagtttacgtgaaattttttataaaaaaaattaagttatttttttaaaaagcattttttatttttttattttttaaattataaaaattttattaaaatataaatatatttatatatatataataaatattattaatttaatattatgattaaataataaaaaatatttaaaaaaatattttttatgaattgaACGAAGTCTTAATTAGAATTAATTTTCAAGcaaaattgtaaaattttttaataattagacGGTGGGGTAGTGGGGTTGATGAGATTGAAAGGTCTATATCCATTGTAATTTGTTTATAAGTAAGAgatgtcataaaaaaaaaaaatgagagctACCACATGGGTGggtgcatggatgttgaattttcGGTATAATAACTTCACCTACCTTCAACCATTTTCAGCAAACATGGCTTCAAGGTAGCAATTTCTACTCTGTCATTCAATCTCTGCCCTTTAACCTGGAATATATtaattaagattattaaaattttacgGGAATAACATAATAGAAACTATATATTAAATTTTCTGCTACTCACTtcatgagataaagaatagtttgtAAGGTGGCATGTTTCTACTTTCACAGCCAATAGCTTCTTCACATCAAGTATCCTGTCAGTGGAGATACCCTGCAGAAAAATTTCAACAGGTTAGCCAACTAATCGTCATTTTTTTACCAAATTGATGAGATGATGTATTCAAGTTTGGtggcttaaaaaaaaaaactaatgggTAATTAAAACTAAGTACTCTTCACCTTCAGAACAACTTGTGTATCATATGGAGTGATCACAATGATGTCAAGAAGGCTGGGCGCTACCACTGCAATACACAAAGATGACAGAACAGTGAAGCAAAATGAAAACTAAACACAGTAAATTGGATTTTTGAAGCAGAATAACTATTATTATTACCTTTctcctctttctttttcttctctgccTTAGCTTTATTTGACTTGCCTCTTCCCGGCCTTGGGGCCATTTCTTTCTCTCTttgttctttcttttttttaatctgGACCAATTAATTTCAGATACCCTTTTCAAAAACCATTGATAGTAGCAACACTATTGTATTTAAAGAAGGTATTGATGTGGAGGAAGATTATGGAATGTTGGCCAACAAAGAAATTAACCAAAAGAAAGAAAGGTAGGGAAagagaatgagaggaggacaaaAGAGAGAAGCTAGCAAGAGGACTTGTTATCAAGAATgagagaagagaaagagagagagagagagagagggaaatcTAGAGAAAAGTTTTccaagaggaaagaaaaagagatagGATAAGGGTTTTGGGTTGGGTTTACCCCCTTTTGTAGATTTTTAAGCAATTCTGGCCGCTCCTTCTTGCTAAAACGTTGATTGCCCtgctccttcctctctctctctctctggaaTGACCGCTAATTAGACAGTCAGTGGCTTAGTGCCTTATATCCCATAAAAGACCAAAGGAAACCCATGCAGCACTCGTAGGACAATGACAAAACTGTCAGTACACCCACAAGGTCACCGTTGATAGATTAACACGTGGCAAGCGATGGTGGGTTGCAAGTTGGAGCTCCATTGTTAGCCCGGCAGTCTTGTTTAATAACATGTGGGAGTCTGCCGTTGGCATTGGCTACCAAAAGTTTTTGGATTTGTGGGTGTGATTAAATGGGAATATGCCAATTTGGCGGCAGGAAAGAAGCTGCCGTGTAAGTTAATTATTCaaaatattagttttttttttaatggttaTTCGTGCTTGTATTTATTCCTTTGTTATGTATATATCTTACAATCATTGGAAGGTTATTTATAATCCTAATTAGTCATTAGTTTATTAAGTaattatttatgtagttaaattatttttaaatgacTGATAAGTAACATagcttataaatatatttattattaaaattattaaaaataatatttaataaaattttaaaattaaataaaaataatataataaaatatttaatctaattagtttataaatataatatttataatatttataaatataatatttataaacactgaaataaaaaaaagttagtcatcaatttaattttttaatttataaatttaaaaaataataaataaataaatttatttttaaagcttataaatttatatatcatCTTATTCGCTTAAAACAAAGCTGAAATATATTTATGATTAATTTATAAAGGAAATATTTTTtacaaattatatataattaaaataaaagtatGCAAAAAGGTCTTGAAATGTGGGGAAGAAAATATCCACACAAATTTGATTTTGGGTCAAGGTGATGTAATTTTGCAACctcaaatttttttctaaataatgtTGGCAGGGCAGCCATTATTAGACCAACATATATATAATAATTCCTTagtcaaataaaataataaaaatattaaaaaataattggttAAATTTCCACAGATTGCAATATTTTACAACCACAAGTAAccctaattaattaataaaaacataaacTATGACAATTATATATGAATTCAATTCCTACTCATGCATGTTTTCCCTGCAGCTACTCAAgaaatggaagaaaagaaaaagtttaaatTGAAAACTTTGAACAGAATCCTTGTGATAGGATTGAAAATGCAGGCAATTCAACAAGGAAAACTGATGAAGTAGTTGACAATAGAAACAAAATAAACCTCATATTTATATATCTAACACACTTGGCTTAACTAAGCAGAAGAGCCAAGCAATCAGACAACCCAATTCAATTCAAATCTGTACACTACAACCCACCTCTCAGGTGTTTTTGTTGACTCTAATTTACATGAATTGGACTGCTTACTTTAACTAAATTTAAATAATCctatattttttttagttttaattaaaatccaacttaaaacttTAAAGCTTTTTATTTGGGTAATTATCATATGTGTTATTCAActtataagtatttttataaaagttattaaattttaaatttttttataaaattaactaaattttatttgattttataaaagtaattatgataaaaaattaaaaatttttaaataaacttattgATCTGTCAATTATTTCATAAATAAGATTATATAACtagtaattattaattaaaaaaaagagagaagtttgacaaactaataaattaaaataattttatttataaagtaATTGATAAGTCAATATATTAATCtaaaaatctttaatttttaGTCATAACAGAATTACGAACGGTTCTCAGGGGTTTCAATTTGAACCAAAAAAATCATATTGAATTGACAAAAATCATATAgattattttgatactttaattCGGTTCAGAACTGTATCAGAACTAAACCAAAACAGAACTGAGAATCAAATGTTTTCTATATatttttagatgtattatatacttttaatgtaattatatatatatatataattataaattaaatataattttatattatatttaatttttttatattttttaatatacattaaatttcattataattgtattatatatcatatatattaatttataattatataattaataaataattaaaatatatattatatattattcatATATTATTACAATATATACACTTAATGATTATAAAATTTAGAATAGTTAaaacatatattatataatttaatttaatttaaaatttaaatattaatttaaataaaatttttttaaaaagataattacataaaattatttaaaaaattaaaaattaaatcaaaattatacttaattaaattaaaataaaaaagtcgAGAATCATATCAAATTAGATCTAAAATAATGAATAACCAattcaaatcgaaccaaaatTTCAGCTAAATTCTTGTTTCTAGGCAAACCCTCGACCCAACCGCACGCCCCTGATTGCCCATGCAACGAACAAACGGGGGAGGGCACTGGCTTATGCTTTTGCGCAACAGGTATGATGAAATCCTTTCCGGGAATCCAGAGAGAACAAGAATTTGAGTTCTTGATTAATATAATTTATCCAATCTGCTAATAGGTAAGAATCTGTTTAAAGAGAAAACAGAGCAGATATGATGATACAGTACCTGACATGTTTGGGAATTGTCTAGAGAGGTGGATGACAACCTGACTTTCAGAATGCTCAGTTGAAAGTCGTACTTTGTTGATTGATAAAAAAGGCATCCATCAAGGCTTGGGCCAAACTAACCATGAAAAGAAGGCTCATATCAGTTGGTGAACAAGGTAGCCATGTTTTCAACCAAAATTTGAGAATTACCCAATTGGGAAAATCTGGGAGGATTGAAGATGCCATTAAAATTTTTTCGCGAATGTCCCAGAAAAACACAATTACATACAATTCCATGATCTCAGCCTACGGGAAAAATGGCAGAGTTAGAGATGCACGCACTATATTTGATAAAATGCCTCGCAAAAACTTGGTATCTTGGAATACCATGATCTCCGGCTACTTGCACAATGATAAGATTGACGAAGCCTATGAGTTGTTTGTTGAAATGCCTGAAAGGGACCTTTTCTCATGGACTTTGATGATTACTTGTTACACTCGTAATGGGGAGCTTGAAAAGGCTCAGGAACTACTTGATTCACTTCCTTGTAATTTTAAGAAAGAGGCTGCTTGTTGGAATGCAATGATTGCTGGTTATGCCAAGGAAGGCAGATATGATGAGGCCAAAAGGTTGTTTGATGAAATGCCGATTAAGAATTTAGTTTCATGGAATTCGATGCTAAAAGGTTATACCCAGAATGGAGAAATGCGTTTAGCTTTGCAGTTTTTTAATGAAATGCACGAGCGTAATGTAGTTTCATGGAATTTGATGGTGGATGGGTTTGTTGGACTGGGTGATTTGGATTTTGCTTGggagtattttaaaaaaattccagAGCCGAATGTTGTTTCTTGGGTTACAATGTTGTCTGGATTTGCGAAAAATGGAAAGATTTTGGAGGCTAGGAAACTCTTTGACCAAATGCCAACTAGAAATGTGGTTTCTTGGAACGCCATGATTTCAGCTTATGTTCTGAACTGCCAAATTGATGAGGCTAGTAAGCTGTTTGACAAGATGCCGGAGAGGGATTCTGTGTCATGGACTGCGATGATTAATGGGCTTGTTCGTGTCGGTAAACTTGACGAAGCAAGGAAGATATTGAACAAAATGCCCTATAAGAACATTGCCGCCCAAACAGCAATGATATCTGGTTATATACAATATAATAAAATGGATGAAGCTAGGAAAATTTTTAATGAGATAGACACCCATGATGTGGTTTCTTGGAACACCATGATTGCAGGCTATACACACTGTCGAAGAATGGATGAAGCAGTCCATTTATTCAAAAAGATGGTCGTTAAGGACATAGTGTCATGTAACATTATGATTACTGCTTATGCTCAAATGGGACAAATGGACAGGGCTCTGAAGATCTTTGAAGAGATGGGGGAGAGGAATTTAGTTTCCTGGAATTCTTTAATTTCCGGTTTCATGTTAAATGGGCTATATTTGAGTGCACTAAGATGGTTTGTGTTGATGCAGCATGATGGAAAGAAACCTGATCAATCGGCTTTTGCTTCTGGACTAAGTTCATGTGCTATTGTTGCTGCTTTACAAGTTGGCAGGCAGCTTCACCATCTTGTTGTCAAGAGTGGTTATCTGAATGATTTGCTCATTTGCAATGCTTTGATCACCATGTATTCTAAATGTGGAAGAATCTCTGAAGCTGAGCATGTGTTCA contains these protein-coding regions:
- the LOC110634879 gene encoding pentatricopeptide repeat-containing protein At4g02750 → MKRRLISVGEQGSHVFNQNLRITQLGKSGRIEDAIKIFSRMSQKNTITYNSMISAYGKNGRVRDARTIFDKMPRKNLVSWNTMISGYLHNDKIDEAYELFVEMPERDLFSWTLMITCYTRNGELEKAQELLDSLPCNFKKEAACWNAMIAGYAKEGRYDEAKRLFDEMPIKNLVSWNSMLKGYTQNGEMRLALQFFNEMHERNVVSWNLMVDGFVGLGDLDFAWEYFKKIPEPNVVSWVTMLSGFAKNGKILEARKLFDQMPTRNVVSWNAMISAYVLNCQIDEASKLFDKMPERDSVSWTAMINGLVRVGKLDEARKILNKMPYKNIAAQTAMISGYIQYNKMDEARKIFNEIDTHDVVSWNTMIAGYTHCRRMDEAVHLFKKMVVKDIVSCNIMITAYAQMGQMDRALKIFEEMGERNLVSWNSLISGFMLNGLYLSALRWFVLMQHDGKKPDQSAFASGLSSCAIVAALQVGRQLHHLVVKSGYLNDLLICNALITMYSKCGRISEAEHVFNGIDHTDIVSWNSLIGGYALNGCGKEALQLFQEMALEGVVPDQVTFISILSACSHAGLTDQGLELFQRMTQVYGMELLAEHYACIVDLLGRAGRLDEAFEIVKGIKIKVNAGVWGALLAACRTHKNLELGKLAAQKLLEFEPDKTSNYVLLSNMHAEAGRWSDVQEVRISMKDTSTRKQPGCSWIEFRNQVYTFLSSDSSWPRAAEIRSALQTLSAQMRNIVCMYESSI